One stretch of Arachis hypogaea cultivar Tifrunner chromosome 20, arahy.Tifrunner.gnm2.J5K5, whole genome shotgun sequence DNA includes these proteins:
- the LOC112783007 gene encoding uncharacterized protein isoform X2, protein MQEFPDTDAEQHSHKLGEDKTDSFLMGQNRNYEELVSKFNKTEEELKVSNLKLSLSEQEILQLKDELDSVRKELKVKVNDLECEKGQVLELQKQTAELETHVPDCYNKIANLVEQLEAAKEQLKTSNDELERLREELQSRSSDTHELQAQLEVAKENTATLECQLGSRRKQILQLEGRISCYKANETKHAREMKKLKDEMLTSKAQITWERDQMQANIHSLSAIQKEMGSTLRECEARGDLLQKQLIQFETEKLKEEEQHATEKRALQGEISCLKEELDQRRHDVEAVNMEFDKHKQKYDMLTTERDEANAKIDKLMAELSFRDNQITEVDRELSQLRAQNAELISVSETRKNLIDELKMNVEELEKEVTMQKVVISDRDEEKREAIRQLCISLEHYRNGYKELLQAFTGFRRHHAVIAS, encoded by the coding sequence ATGCAAGAATTTCCTGATACTGATGCAGAGCAACACAGTCATAAACTTGGGGAGGATAAAACAGATAGCTTTCTGATGGGACAGAATAGAAATTATGAAGAGTTGGTCAGCAAATTCAATAAAACTGAGGAAGAGCTTAAAGTTTCCAACTTAAAACTTTCACTCTCGGAACAGGAGATTCTCCAGTTGAAAGATGAGCTTGACAGTGTGCGGAAAGAATTAAAAGTGAAAGTGAATGATCTTGAATGCGAAAAAGGACAGGTACTGGAGTTGCAAAAGCAAACAGCCGAATTGGAAACTCATGTTCCAGATTGTTACAACAAGATTGCAAATTTGGTGGAACAGCTGGAGGCAGCAAAAGAACAGCTTAAGACCTCAAATGATGAACTTGAAAGGTTAAGAGAGGAACTCCAGAGTAGGTCATCTGACACGCATGAGTTGCAGGCACAGCTTGAAGTGGCAAAGGAAAACACAGCCACATTAGAATGCCAGCTTGGTTCTAGGAGAAAGCAGATTCTGCAGCTTGAGGGCAGAATTTCATGTTACAAAGCTAATGAAACAAAGCATGCACGTGAGATGAAAAAATTGAAGGATGAAATGCTTACTTCCAAGGCACAAATCACTTGGGAGAGAGATCAGATGCAAGCTAATATTCATAGTTTGTCAGCGATTCAAAAAGAGATGGGATCTACACTCCGGGAGTGTGAAGCTAGAGGCGATCTTTTGCAAAAGCAGTTGATACAATTTGAAAccgaaaaattgaaagaagaagAGCAGCATGCTACCGAAAAGAGGGCTTTGCAGGGTGAAATCAGCTGTTTGAAGGAAGAGCTTGATCAGAGAAGACATGATGTAGAAGCTGTTAATATGGAATTTGACAAGCATAAGCAAAAGTATGACATGCTCACAACTGAAAGAGATGAAGCCAATGCCAAGATTGACAAACTTATGGCTGAGCTAAGCTTCCGGGACAATCAAATTACAGAAGTGGACAGAGAGTTATCCCAGCTACGTGCACAAAACGCAGAGTTGATTTCAGTATCGGAAACAAGAAAGAACCTAATTGATGAGTTGAAAATGAATGTGGAAGAGCTTGAAAAAGAGGTGACTATGCAGAAGGTTGTGATCTCAGatagagatgaagagaagagggAGGCAATCCGGCAGCTATGCATTTCACTTGAGCACTATAGGAATGGATACAAAGAGCTTCTTCAAGCCTTTACAGGGTTCAGGCGTCATCATGCTGTTATAGCATCCTAA
- the LOC112783007 gene encoding uncharacterized protein isoform X1: MEGSDNSDLDFNQKGVEATPYYTPHQKPSLPESGPEPVNIDFSSPGSGVDSFGTSVKEEPGSSSSTSSDSETESFSLSGTDIHETPVNTDEKGLPKGIKMQEFPDTDAEQHSHKLGEDKTDSFLMGQNRNYEELVSKFNKTEEELKVSNLKLSLSEQEILQLKDELDSVRKELKVKVNDLECEKGQVLELQKQTAELETHVPDCYNKIANLVEQLEAAKEQLKTSNDELERLREELQSRSSDTHELQAQLEVAKENTATLECQLGSRRKQILQLEGRISCYKANETKHAREMKKLKDEMLTSKAQITWERDQMQANIHSLSAIQKEMGSTLRECEARGDLLQKQLIQFETEKLKEEEQHATEKRALQGEISCLKEELDQRRHDVEAVNMEFDKHKQKYDMLTTERDEANAKIDKLMAELSFRDNQITEVDRELSQLRAQNAELISVSETRKNLIDELKMNVEELEKEVTMQKVVISDRDEEKREAIRQLCISLEHYRNGYKELLQAFTGFRRHHAVIAS; the protein is encoded by the coding sequence ATGGAAGGTTCTGATAATTCTGATTTAGATTTTAACCAAAAGGGTGTGGAGGCGACACCGTATTATACACCACATCAGAAACCAAGTTTACCAGAGTCTGGCCCTGAACCTGTCAATATTGACTTCTCGTCTCCAGGCTCAGGTGTTGATAGCTTCGGGACTTCTGTGAAGGAGGAGCCTGGATCGTCTTCCTCGACATCCTCAGATTCGGAGACAGAATCTTTTAGTCTATCTGGAACTGACATCCATGAGACACCTGTGAATACTGATGAAAAAGGGCTGCCTAAAGGTATTAAGATGCAAGAATTTCCTGATACTGATGCAGAGCAACACAGTCATAAACTTGGGGAGGATAAAACAGATAGCTTTCTGATGGGACAGAATAGAAATTATGAAGAGTTGGTCAGCAAATTCAATAAAACTGAGGAAGAGCTTAAAGTTTCCAACTTAAAACTTTCACTCTCGGAACAGGAGATTCTCCAGTTGAAAGATGAGCTTGACAGTGTGCGGAAAGAATTAAAAGTGAAAGTGAATGATCTTGAATGCGAAAAAGGACAGGTACTGGAGTTGCAAAAGCAAACAGCCGAATTGGAAACTCATGTTCCAGATTGTTACAACAAGATTGCAAATTTGGTGGAACAGCTGGAGGCAGCAAAAGAACAGCTTAAGACCTCAAATGATGAACTTGAAAGGTTAAGAGAGGAACTCCAGAGTAGGTCATCTGACACGCATGAGTTGCAGGCACAGCTTGAAGTGGCAAAGGAAAACACAGCCACATTAGAATGCCAGCTTGGTTCTAGGAGAAAGCAGATTCTGCAGCTTGAGGGCAGAATTTCATGTTACAAAGCTAATGAAACAAAGCATGCACGTGAGATGAAAAAATTGAAGGATGAAATGCTTACTTCCAAGGCACAAATCACTTGGGAGAGAGATCAGATGCAAGCTAATATTCATAGTTTGTCAGCGATTCAAAAAGAGATGGGATCTACACTCCGGGAGTGTGAAGCTAGAGGCGATCTTTTGCAAAAGCAGTTGATACAATTTGAAAccgaaaaattgaaagaagaagAGCAGCATGCTACCGAAAAGAGGGCTTTGCAGGGTGAAATCAGCTGTTTGAAGGAAGAGCTTGATCAGAGAAGACATGATGTAGAAGCTGTTAATATGGAATTTGACAAGCATAAGCAAAAGTATGACATGCTCACAACTGAAAGAGATGAAGCCAATGCCAAGATTGACAAACTTATGGCTGAGCTAAGCTTCCGGGACAATCAAATTACAGAAGTGGACAGAGAGTTATCCCAGCTACGTGCACAAAACGCAGAGTTGATTTCAGTATCGGAAACAAGAAAGAACCTAATTGATGAGTTGAAAATGAATGTGGAAGAGCTTGAAAAAGAGGTGACTATGCAGAAGGTTGTGATCTCAGatagagatgaagagaagagggAGGCAATCCGGCAGCTATGCATTTCACTTGAGCACTATAGGAATGGATACAAAGAGCTTCTTCAAGCCTTTACAGGGTTCAGGCGTCATCATGCTGTTATAGCATCCTAA